One Oryza brachyantha chromosome 3, ObraRS2, whole genome shotgun sequence DNA segment encodes these proteins:
- the LOC102701799 gene encoding K(+) efflux antiporter 5 isoform X1 codes for MAPAAAGRPWSRRRRVTAALLLAVALALQLRSAAGRPDKETREKFYGKLVTNGSSNVSGDGSIAEMFGRVLDKEFSDSDNQETPDKSSFNNSISDHQAVLETVAVITHDKKKNESEKANSSKSFQIGDMFGGQNENSDDLETVIDKEDNVFVMSNRKTKYPTLQLDLRLIKDLVVIIVSATAGGIIFSCLGQPVIVGYLLAGSLVGPGGLNFISEMVQVETFAQFGVVFLLFALGLEFSLTKLKAVGPVAVIGGLLQIALFMFLCGLTAVLCGAKSSEGVFVGAFLSMSSTAVVSKFLVEKGSTNALHGQVTIGTLILQDCAVGLLFALLPVLGGASGIFGGMMSMAKLLLVLSIFIAVAYMMTWSFVPRFLKLMIQLSSQTNELYQLASVAFCLLLAWCSDYLGLSLELGSFLAGVMISTTDFAHHTLEQVEPIRNLFAALFLASIGMLIHVKFLWNHVDILLAAVILVVIVKSIVVTVVVKAFGYSIRTAFVVGLSLAQIGEFAFVLLSRASHLHLVGGKMYLLLLGTTALSLVTTPLIFKLIPVVMHLGILMRWFPSESSMQNELPLQDKATMLEAYNRSL; via the exons AtggccccggccgccgcgggaCGGCCCTGgtcccgccggcgccgcgtcaccgccgcgctgctcctcGCGGTCGCCCTCGCGCTGCAGCTCCGCTccgcggcggggaggccggaCAAGGAGACGCGGGAGAAGTTCTACGGGAAACTGGTGACCAACGGCTCGAGCAACGTCTCCGGGGACGGCAGCATCGCCGAGATGTTCGGCCGCGTGCTCGACAAGGAGTTCTCCGACAGCGACAACCAAGAGA CACCAGACAAGAGTAGCTTCAACAACAGCATTTCAGATCACCAA GCTGTTCTGGAGACCGTAGCTGTCATTACACATgacaagaagaagaatgaATCGGAGAAGGCAAA TTCTTCAAAATCTTTTCAAATAGGTGACATGTTTGGGGGTCAGAATGAAAATTCTGATGACTTGGAAACTGTAATAGATAAGGAG GATAATGTTTTTGTTATGTCAAATCGTAAAACAAAGTATCCAACACTTCAACTAGATTTAAG ATTGATTAAAGATCTAGTGGTTATAATTGTTTCAGCTACTGCTGGtggtatcatattttcttgCTTGGGACAGCCG GTTATTGTTGGCTATCTACTTGCTGGTTCTCTTGTTGGACCTGGAGGCTTGAACTTTATCAGTGAAATGGTTCAG GTGGAGACTTTTGCACAGTTTGGTGTGGTGTTTCTTCTATTCGCTCTTGGCCTTGAGTTTTCGTTGACCAAG TTGAAAGCTGTTGGGCCTGTTGCTGTAATTGGTGGTTTACTGCAGATTGCTCTGTTCATGTTCTTGTGTGGCCTAACTGCTGTG TTGTGTGGTGCTAAATcatcggagggagtatttgttgGTGCTTTCTTGTCAATGTCATCTACTGCAGTG GTTTCTAAGTTTCTAGTAGAGAAAGGTAGTACCAATGCACTTCATGGTCAAGTTACAATTGGTACTCTTATCCTTCAG GATTGTGCTGTTGGACTGTTGTTTGCTCTCCTTCCAGTTCTGGGTGGTGCTAGTGGCATTTTTGGAGGAATGATGTCAATGGCTAAACT GCTCCTTGTGTTATCCATATTTATAGCTGTTGCATATATGATGACTTGGTCATTTGTTCCTCGATTCTTGAAACTGATGATTCAGCTATCATCACAG ACAAATGAACTCTATCAGTTGGCTTCTGTTGCTTTCTGCTTGCTGCTAGCTTGG TGCAGTGATTATCTTGGATTGAGTCTTGAACTAGGCTCATTTCTTGCTGGTGTTATGATCTCAACCACGGATTTTGCTCATCATACATTGGAGCAG GTGGAACCTATTCGTAACTTATTTGCAGCACTCTTCCTTGCAAGCATTGGCATGCTCATACACGTCAAGTTCTTGTGGAATCATGTTGACATATTACTTGCAGCTGTTATACTGGTTGTAATAGTTAAGAGCATAGTCGTAACAGTTGTGGTTAAAGCATTTGGATACAGTATCAGAACAGCTTTTGTT GTTGGGCTATCATTAGCACAGATAGGAGAGTTTGCGTTTGTgctgcttagccgtgcttcaCATCTCCATCTTGTTGGG GGGAAAATGTATCTTTTATTACTGGGAACAACTGCACTTAGCTTG GTTACAACTCCCCTCATTTTCAAACTGATTCCTGTGGTAATGCACCTTGGAATCCTTATGCGCTGGTTCCCCTCAGAAAGCAGTATGCAAAATGAG CTGCCTTTACAGGATAAAGCAACCATGCTTGAAGCCTACAACAGATCACTCTAA
- the LOC102701799 gene encoding K(+) efflux antiporter 5 isoform X2: MAPAAAGRPWSRRRRVTAALLLAVALALQLRSAAGRPDKETREKFYGKLVTNGSSNVSGDGSIAEMFGRVLDKEFSDSDNQETPDKSSFNNSISDHQAVLETVAVITHDKKKNESEKANSSKSFQIGDMFGGQNENSDDLETVIDKEDNVFVMSNRKTKYPTLQLDLRLIKDLVVIIVSATAGGIIFSCLGQPVIVGYLLAGSLVGPGGLNFISEMVQVETFAQFGVVFLLFALGLEFSLTKLKAVGPVAVIGGLLQIALFMFLCGLTAVLCGAKSSEGVFVGAFLSMSSTAVVSKFLVEKGSTNALHGQVTIGTLILQDCAVGLLFALLPVLGGASGIFGGMMSMAKLLLVLSIFIAVAYMMTWSFVPRFLKLMIQLSSQTNELYQLASVAFCLLLAWCSDYLGLSLELGSFLAGVMISTTDFAHHTLEQVEPIRNLFAALFLASIGMLIHVKFLWNHVDILLAAVILVVIVKSIVVTVVVKAFGYSIRTAFVVGLSLAQIGEFAFVLLSRASHLHLVGGKMYLLLLGTTALSLVTTPLIFKLIPVVMHLGILMRWFPSESSMQNEDKATMLEAYNRSL, from the exons AtggccccggccgccgcgggaCGGCCCTGgtcccgccggcgccgcgtcaccgccgcgctgctcctcGCGGTCGCCCTCGCGCTGCAGCTCCGCTccgcggcggggaggccggaCAAGGAGACGCGGGAGAAGTTCTACGGGAAACTGGTGACCAACGGCTCGAGCAACGTCTCCGGGGACGGCAGCATCGCCGAGATGTTCGGCCGCGTGCTCGACAAGGAGTTCTCCGACAGCGACAACCAAGAGA CACCAGACAAGAGTAGCTTCAACAACAGCATTTCAGATCACCAA GCTGTTCTGGAGACCGTAGCTGTCATTACACATgacaagaagaagaatgaATCGGAGAAGGCAAA TTCTTCAAAATCTTTTCAAATAGGTGACATGTTTGGGGGTCAGAATGAAAATTCTGATGACTTGGAAACTGTAATAGATAAGGAG GATAATGTTTTTGTTATGTCAAATCGTAAAACAAAGTATCCAACACTTCAACTAGATTTAAG ATTGATTAAAGATCTAGTGGTTATAATTGTTTCAGCTACTGCTGGtggtatcatattttcttgCTTGGGACAGCCG GTTATTGTTGGCTATCTACTTGCTGGTTCTCTTGTTGGACCTGGAGGCTTGAACTTTATCAGTGAAATGGTTCAG GTGGAGACTTTTGCACAGTTTGGTGTGGTGTTTCTTCTATTCGCTCTTGGCCTTGAGTTTTCGTTGACCAAG TTGAAAGCTGTTGGGCCTGTTGCTGTAATTGGTGGTTTACTGCAGATTGCTCTGTTCATGTTCTTGTGTGGCCTAACTGCTGTG TTGTGTGGTGCTAAATcatcggagggagtatttgttgGTGCTTTCTTGTCAATGTCATCTACTGCAGTG GTTTCTAAGTTTCTAGTAGAGAAAGGTAGTACCAATGCACTTCATGGTCAAGTTACAATTGGTACTCTTATCCTTCAG GATTGTGCTGTTGGACTGTTGTTTGCTCTCCTTCCAGTTCTGGGTGGTGCTAGTGGCATTTTTGGAGGAATGATGTCAATGGCTAAACT GCTCCTTGTGTTATCCATATTTATAGCTGTTGCATATATGATGACTTGGTCATTTGTTCCTCGATTCTTGAAACTGATGATTCAGCTATCATCACAG ACAAATGAACTCTATCAGTTGGCTTCTGTTGCTTTCTGCTTGCTGCTAGCTTGG TGCAGTGATTATCTTGGATTGAGTCTTGAACTAGGCTCATTTCTTGCTGGTGTTATGATCTCAACCACGGATTTTGCTCATCATACATTGGAGCAG GTGGAACCTATTCGTAACTTATTTGCAGCACTCTTCCTTGCAAGCATTGGCATGCTCATACACGTCAAGTTCTTGTGGAATCATGTTGACATATTACTTGCAGCTGTTATACTGGTTGTAATAGTTAAGAGCATAGTCGTAACAGTTGTGGTTAAAGCATTTGGATACAGTATCAGAACAGCTTTTGTT GTTGGGCTATCATTAGCACAGATAGGAGAGTTTGCGTTTGTgctgcttagccgtgcttcaCATCTCCATCTTGTTGGG GGGAAAATGTATCTTTTATTACTGGGAACAACTGCACTTAGCTTG GTTACAACTCCCCTCATTTTCAAACTGATTCCTGTGGTAATGCACCTTGGAATCCTTATGCGCTGGTTCCCCTCAGAAAGCAGTATGCAAAATGAG GATAAAGCAACCATGCTTGAAGCCTACAACAGATCACTCTAA
- the LOC102702078 gene encoding fasciclin-like arabinogalactan protein 10, with the protein MASTRLRLVAVVLLLACVVLPARGLNITAMLNGYPDYKQFNKYLSETKVCDEINAREAITLLVLGDGPMSTLILDADQSLAGIKNALRLHAILDYFDPKKIRGLPDADTLTDTLYQAGGDAAGKMGNVKITTTDSGKIAFASANPGGKYDATLVKTIKQMPYKLAIMEISAPIEFDGLFDTPSATNLTRLLEKAGCKRFAALITSTGVLKTYESAMDKGLTLFAPNDDAFDAKGAPDVKKMPSADLIALLKYHALPSYIPKPSLKTVSRAMRTLASTASGNYNITVDTQGDAVTLKTGVDKSRVAATVIDNTPVCVLTVDNLLMPVELFGDAPAAAPSPDDAAPAPSPSVADASPPAPPPADAPSKPADHKQMKASSAFALRSVVGAFAGAVCSIVLL; encoded by the coding sequence ATGGCGTCGACGCGGCTgcggctcgtcgccgtcgtcttgCTGCTGGCCTGCGTCGTGCTGCCGGCGCGGGGGCTCAACATCACGGCCATGCTGAATGGGTACCCGGACTACAAGCAGTTCAACAAGTACCTGTCGGAGACGAAGGTGTGTGACGAGATCAACGCGCGGGAGGCGATCACGCTGCTCGTCCTCGGCGACGGGCCCATGTCGACGCTCATCCTGGACGCCGACCAGTCGCTGGCGGGGATCAAGAACGCGCTGCGCCTCCACGCCATCCTCGACTACTTCGACCCCAAGAAGATCCGCGGCCTCCCCGATGCCGACACGCTCACCGACACGCTCTACCAGGCCGGCGGGGACGCCGCCGGCAAGATGGGGAACGTCAAGATCACCACCACGGACAGCGGCAAGATCGCGTTCGCGTCGGCTAACCCCGGCGGCAAGTACGACGCCACCTTGGTCAAGACCATCAAGCAGATGCCATACAAGCTCGCCATCATGGAGATCTCGGCGCCCATCGAGTTCGACGGGCTGTTCGACACCCCGTCGGCGACCAACCTCACCAGGCTGCTGGAGAAGGCCGGGTGCAAGCGGTTCGCGGCGCTCATCACCAGCACCGGCGTGCTCAAGACGTACGAGTCGGCCATGGACAAGGGGCTCACCCTGTTCGCGCCCAACGACGACGCGTTCGACGCCAAGGGCGCGCCGGACGTGAAGAAGATGCCCAGCGCCGACCTCATCGCGCTCCTCAAGTACCACGCGCTGCCGTCGTACATTCCCAAGCCGTCGCTCAAGACGGTGTCGCGCGCCATGCGCACGCTGGCATCCACCGCGTCCGGGAACTACAACATCACGGTGGACACGCAGGGCGACGCCGTGACGCTCAAGACGGGCGTCGACAAGTCCCGCGTGGCGGCCACGGTCATCGACAACACGCCGGTGTGCGTGCTCACGGTGGACAACCTCCTGATGCCGGTCGAGCTCTTCGGCgacgcgccggcggcagcccCGAGCCCGGACGACGCGGCGCCagccccgtcgccgtcggtcgcGGACGcgtctccgccggcgccgccaccggcggaCGCGCCGTCGAAGCCGGCGGACCACAAGCAAATGAAAGCATCATCCGCATTCGCATTGCGGTCAGTCGTCGGTGCATTCGCCGGGGCCGTGTGCTCCATCGTGCTGCTTTAA